One window from the genome of Oceaniferula flava encodes:
- a CDS encoding sulfatase, with protein sequence MNRLLLSLAALLANLGATSAAPAPNVIVFFIDDLGWSDLGCYGSTFYETPNLDRLASSGVRFTHSYSANPVCSPTRAAAMTGKAPQRVGITQWIPQPSDVTLPKEETTLGEAFREAGYATGYTGKWHLGEKDDQLPNSHGFTWMKATNRAGQPASYFYPYAKKNKRGSYWNVPDLSSGEPSDYLSDALTDQAIHFIDRHQAQPFFLYLAHYAVHTPIQAPKSLVAKYQKKRHQRYGDSPTPTVPGPHETVSRGRQDHPAYAAMIENLDRNIGRVLDRVKQLGLEENTIIVFTSDNGGHCHLKNSPGVTSNLPLRSGKGWTYEGGIRIPTIIAWPGKIAPATSQVPSITMDLFPTLLELSGQPLLPEQHLDGRSLVSALDGQPKAALKSRALYWTYPHAHGSGHQPSHAIQKDGWKLIHFDADQSDALYHLERDIREQHDLAGKHPEKVQALREELMDWIKKTTP encoded by the coding sequence ATGAATCGTCTCCTTCTCAGCCTCGCGGCCCTACTCGCCAACCTGGGCGCCACAAGCGCGGCCCCAGCGCCTAACGTCATCGTCTTTTTCATCGACGACCTCGGATGGTCCGACCTCGGCTGTTATGGATCGACCTTCTACGAAACTCCGAACCTCGACCGGCTGGCCAGCTCCGGTGTCCGTTTCACCCATTCCTACTCGGCAAACCCCGTCTGCTCGCCAACCCGTGCGGCCGCGATGACGGGTAAAGCACCACAGCGCGTGGGCATCACTCAGTGGATTCCCCAGCCATCGGATGTCACCTTACCCAAGGAAGAAACCACCTTGGGAGAGGCCTTTCGTGAGGCAGGCTACGCGACGGGTTACACCGGCAAGTGGCACCTCGGTGAGAAAGACGACCAGCTTCCGAACTCCCACGGTTTCACATGGATGAAAGCAACCAACCGCGCCGGACAACCAGCCAGCTACTTCTACCCCTACGCCAAGAAAAACAAACGCGGCAGCTACTGGAACGTGCCGGATCTCTCCAGCGGAGAACCAAGCGACTACCTCAGCGATGCGCTCACCGATCAGGCGATCCATTTCATCGATCGCCACCAAGCCCAGCCCTTCTTCCTGTACCTCGCCCACTACGCCGTGCACACCCCCATCCAAGCGCCCAAGTCCCTGGTGGCAAAGTATCAGAAAAAACGACATCAACGGTATGGCGACAGCCCCACACCCACCGTGCCGGGACCTCATGAAACGGTCTCCCGCGGTCGTCAAGACCACCCCGCTTACGCCGCCATGATCGAAAACTTGGACCGCAATATCGGCAGGGTGTTAGATCGGGTGAAGCAACTCGGACTGGAAGAAAACACCATCATCGTCTTCACCTCGGACAACGGCGGCCACTGCCATCTGAAGAACAGCCCGGGGGTCACCAGCAATCTCCCCTTACGCTCCGGCAAGGGCTGGACCTACGAAGGCGGAATCCGCATCCCCACCATCATTGCCTGGCCGGGGAAAATCGCACCCGCCACCTCGCAGGTCCCCAGCATCACCATGGACCTTTTCCCTACCTTGTTAGAACTCAGCGGTCAGCCGCTTTTGCCGGAACAGCACCTCGACGGTCGATCTCTGGTGTCCGCCCTCGACGGTCAGCCGAAGGCAGCGCTGAAAAGTCGAGCCCTTTACTGGACCTATCCTCACGCGCACGGATCGGGCCACCAGCCGTCCCACGCCATCCAAAAAGACGGTTGGAAACTGATCCACTTCGACGCCGACCAGAGCGATGCCCTCTATCACCTTGAGCGTGATATCAGAGAACAGCACGACCTCGCTGGCAAGCATCCGGAAAAAGTCCAAGCGCTACGCGAGGAGCTGATGGACTGGATCAAAAAGACCACACCCTGA